In the Streptomyces sp. WMMC940 genome, GACGCCGGACACCGTCTGGTACACCGCCTACGGCTCCAACACGCATCTGGAGCGGCTGTCGCACTACCTCACCGGCGGCCGCCCGCGCGGCGCCGCGCGGACCTACCCGGGCTGCCGCGACCCCCGTCCGCCCGTGGCTTCGGCGCCGGTGGAACTGCCGGGCACGCTGTACTTCGCCACCCACTCCCCGGTCTGGGGCGGCGGCCGGGCCTTCTACGACCCCGGCGCGGCCGGCACGGTCCGGGCCCGCGCGCATCTGGTGACGGCCGGGCAGTTCTCGGACATCGTGGCCCAGGAGATGTACAGCGAGCCGGGGCGCGATCTGGACCTCTCCGAAGCGCTGGGACGCGGCAGGGCAGAACTCGGCGGCGGGCGCTACGAGACGCTCGTCTGCCCGGGAGTCCTGGACGGAGTGCCCGTCCTGACCTTCACGGCCCCCTGGACCCTCCACGACGTGGAGTGGACCCGGCCGTCGGCGGCCTATCTGCGCCATCTCGTCGCGGGACTGTCGGACGCCGGCGCGTGGCCGGCGTCCGACATCGCCGCCTATCTCGCGGCCTGTCCCGGCGCCGCGGGCCATTGGACCGCGGAGGCGGTCGCGGCGCTCGCGGCAGCCCGCCGACATTGAACCCCACGTGCAGTTCGGGGACTCGGCGGGCTGGACGGGGAACGGGCCGGTCAGTGGAAACCTGCCTGTTCGGTGGAACGGGCCTCGTCAGTAGAAGTGGCGCCGGCCGCCGACCGCGTGGCCCATCGCGCCGAGGACCCAGAGCAGGGCTCCGACGGCGACCAGGATGATTCCGATGGTCCACAGGATGTTGATGCCGGCGACCAGCCCGATGATCAGAAGGATGAGTCCGAGGATGATCATTTGGTCCTCCAGGTCGGGACCCCCACAACCCGAATCTTGCCGCTCCGGACCGCCGCAAACGAACGGTGGGGCTGATCTTTTCGGCCCTCCTCCGCCACGGGCCTCCTCCGCCACGGCCCTCCTCCGCCACGGGCCGCCCGGGGGACGCGGCGGCCCGTTCGTCCGCCGGCCCGCGCCCGGCCCGCAGGCCCCGGGACCGCGCGCCCCTGCCGCCTCGGCGCCCGCGGGGACGCGGCGACACGCCCCCCCACGAGCGCTCATCCGGCTACACCCAGGTGTCCAGCCACATCCGGGCCCGCCAGTCGTCCATCGGGATCGGATCGCCCGTGAACAGCGGCCAGAAGTAGATGAAGTTCCAGATGACGAGCAGCACCAGCACGCCCGCCGCGACCGCGCCCACCGTCCTGCGGCGCTCTCCGGGGGCGAAGCCCGCTTCCGGCGGGGCGGCGGGGACGCCGGGGCGCTGGGCCGGGCCGATGATCGCGCCCAGCAGCATCGCGACGGCCAGGCACAGGAACGGGACGAAGACGACCGCGTAGAAGATGAAGATCGTCCGCTCCTGGTAGAGGAACCACGGCAGCCAGCCCGCCGCGATCCCGCAGGCGATCGCGCCCGCGCGCCAGTCGCGGCGGAAGGCCCAGCGCCACAACGCGTAGACGACCGCGAAGCACGCGATCCACCACAGCACGGGAGTGCCGATCGCCAGGACCTCGCGGGCGCACTTCTCGGTGGCGGTCACCGGGCAGCCCGCGGTGCCCGCCGCCGGGTCCTCGTAGAAGTAGGAGACCGGACGGCCCAGGACGATCCAGCTCCACGGGTTCGACTCGTATGTGTGACCGGACGTCAGATTGACGTGGAAGCTGTAGACCTCGGTCTCGTAGTGCCAGAAGCTCCGCCACCAGTCGGGGAACACCCCGCTCCAGGGGCTGTCCTTGCCCGCCGTCGCAGCCCAGTCCCGGAAGTAGCCCTTGTCCGTGAAGATCCAGCCGGACCAGGAGGCGATGTACGTGGCGATCGCCACCGGCAGGCCGACGAGGGCCGGGAGGAGGTCGCGTTTCAGCACGGCCCTGTACGGACGGACGGCCCCGGCCGTCTTCCGCGCGCCCACGTCCCACAGCAGCGTCATCAGACCGAACGCGGCCAGGAAGTACAGGCCGTTCCACTTCGTGCCGATCGCCAGGCCCAGCATCACCGCTGCCGCGACACGCCAGGGCCGCAGGCCCGGCCGGAGGTTCTCCGCGACCGTCGGGTCCGGGCGCAGCACGCCCTCCGCGTCGACCGGGAGCGCGTCCGCGAACCGCCGTCTCGCCCGGTCGCGGTCGATCAGCAGACAGCCGAACGCCGCCAGGACGAAGAACATCAGCACTTGGTCGAGCAGCGCCGTGCGGCTCATCACGAAGTGCAGCCCGTCCACGGTCATCAGCGCGCCCGCGAGGCACCCGAGGAACGTCGAACGGAACAGCCGCCTGCCGATCCGGCACAGCATCAGGACCGACAGCGTGCCGAGCACGAACACCATGAAGCGCCAGCCGAACGGGGTGAACCCGAACATCTGCTCGCCGAGCCCGATGATCCACTTGCCCACCGGCGGGTGCACCACATAGCCGGGTTCCGACGGGATCGCGACCGCGTCCGGGTTCGCCAGGATCGCCTTGTCGACGTCCTTCGGCCAGGAGCCCTCGTAGCCCTGGTTGACCAGGGCCCACGCGTCCTTCGCGTAGTACGTCTCGTCGAATATCACCGCCTTGGGGCTGCCCAGCTGCCAGAACCGCAGCAGCCCGGCCACCAGCGCCACCAGCAGCGGGCCGCCCCACGCCGCGAAGCGCTCCACCCGGCGGGCAGCCCCCGGTGGCACCCCGAGCAGGGACCACAACCGGTCGGAGGGCCGGGCGTACGGCGGCACCAGCCGTTCGCGCAGTCCGATGCCGGGTCTGGGCACATGGCCGAATCTGCGCAGGCGCTGCTGCCAGGACGGCGGCTGTTCCACGACGTCCCGACCGTGCTCGGCCCGTGGGGCGGTACTGGTCACCGCGCCATCGTAGGGAACGCGTCCGTGCGAGGGGCGTGGCCCGCCCTGCGAGGATTGCTCCTGTGACTGGATCGGTGACTGGAACACTCGTACTGGCAGGGACCCCCATCGGTGATGTGGCGGACGCCCCGCCGCGGCTCGCGGCCGAGCTGGAGAACGCCGACGTGGTCGCCGCGGAGGACACCCGGCGGCTGCGCCGCCTCACCCAGGCGCTGGGGGTGCACACCCGCGGCCGGATCGTGTCCTACTTCGAGGGCAACGAGTCCGCCCGCACCCCGGAACTGGTGGAGGCGCTGGAGGGCGGCGCAAGGGTGCTGCTCGTCACCGACGCCGGGATGCCGTCCGTGTCCGACCCCGGCTACCGTCTCGTCGCCGCGGCCGTGGAGAAGGACATCCGGGTCACCGCCGTGCCCGGTCCGTCCGCCGTGCTGACCGCGCTGGCCCTGTCGGGCCTCCCGGTGGACCGGTTCTGCTTCGAGGGCTTCCTGCCCCGCAAGGCGGGCGAGCGGCTGGGCCGGCTGCGTGAGGTCGCGGACGAGCGCCGTACGCTCGTCTACTTCGAGGCGCCGCACCGCCTCGACGACGCGCTCGCCGCCATGGCCGAGGTGTTCGGCGCGGACCGCAGGGCGGCGGTCTGCCGGGAGCTGACGAAGACGTACGAGGAGGTCAGGCGCGGCGGGCTCGGCGAACTGGCGGCCTGGGCGGCGGAAGGCGTGCGCGGGGAGATCACCGTCGTCGTGGAGGGCGCCCCGGCCCCGGGGCCGTCCGAGCTGGGCGCGGACGAGCTGGTGCGCAGGGTGCGGGTGCGCGAGGAGGCGGGGGAGCGGCGCAAGGAGGCCATCGCGGCGGTCGCCGCCGAGGCGGGCCTGCCCAAGCGGGAGGTGTTCGACGCGGTCGTCGCGGCAAAGAACGCGGCAGGAACAGGACCGTCGAACGGTAAAGGTCTATCGTGAAAGGCAAAGCTCGGACCGCGCGATCACGCCTTCCGGAACGAGCCGGCCAAATCCTCGCCAAATAGCCGGAAGGCCCGATGTCATCCCGCGGCGGCAGGAGTCCACTGGTAGAGGACGCACCCCGCCGAACAGGGGGCAGTGGATCAGGAGGAGCTGGCATGAGCGACACAGCGGGCACCCCGAGCGGCGCGGTACCCCTTCCGGTCGGCGCGACGGAGACGGTGCAGGAGTCCTACGCCTTCGCCTGTATGCGGTGCGGCTACGGCTGGGAGCAGACCTACGACATCGAGCACCACATCGACGGCACGGGCCGGCCCTTCTTCACCTACCGCGTGCAGGGGCAGATCGTTCCCTCCCCGCTGAACCGGCTGACCTGCCTCAACTGCGGCGGGCAGAAGGTCCGCATCATGCGCGCGGGGCAGGTGTCCGGCCTCGCCGAGTCGCTGCGCCGCCAGCACTTCGCGCCCCCGAACTTCGCCACCGCCGGGCCCGTTCCGGCGTCCGAGCCTGAGCCGAGGGTCCCCGGGCGCCGCCACGGGGCACGCGCCGCCGACGTGTCCGCGTCCGAGGGCGCCGTGGCCGAGGAGGCCGTGGCCGGAGCCGCCGTACCCGAGGACGAGCCGCGTCGCGGCCTCGGCGGGATGTTCCGCGGCTTCCACCGTCGCAAGTGAGTCCGGCCGGTCTCGTGCCCGCGGCGGGTCGACCGTGAGCGCGGTCTCCTGCCGGTGAACCCCGTCCACCGGCCCGCCGCCGTGCGTGAGGCCGTGGCCATGGTCCTCGTACGATCGTGGGCATGAGTGCCAAGCCCAACGACACCCCTCCGCCGCTGCCCGCACCACTGGCCGTGCAGGTCGCCGATTCGCACACCCATCTGGACATGCAGAGCGGCACCGTCGAGGAGGCGCTGGGGAAGGCGGCGAAGGTCGGTGTGACGACCGTCGTCCAGGTGGGGTGCGACATCAACGGCTCGCGCTGGGCGGCCGAAACGGCGGCACGGCACCGGAACGTCCATGCGGCGGTCGCGCTTCACCCGAACGAGGCACCACGAATCGTCCACGGCGACCCCGTCGAGGAGGCGTCGCGAAGCGAATCGGCCAAGGGGGGTGGCGGGAGTCGGCCGGGACGACCCCGGCAGGGCGCGCGGCCGGGCGGCGGCGACGCCGCGCTCGACGAGGCGCTCGCCGAGATCGACCGGCTGGCGGGTCTCCACCAGGTGCGGGCCGTCGGCGAGACCGGGCTCGACCACTTCCGTACGGGTCCGGAGGGCATCGCCGCCCAGGAGCGGTCCTTCCGCGCCCACATCGAGATCGCCAAGCGCCACGGCAAGACCCTCGTCATCCACGACCGCGACGCCCACGCCGACGTCCTGCGGATCCTGGCCGAGGAGGGCGCCCCGGAGCGCACGGTCTTCCACTGCTACTCGGGGGACGCGGAGATGGCGCGGACCTGCGCCGACGCCGGGTACTTCATGTCCTTCGCCGGCAACGTCACCTTCAAGAACGCCCAGCCGCTGCGGGACGCGCTCGCCGTCGCCCCGCTGGAACTCGTCCTGGTGGAGACCGACGCGCCGTTCCTGACGCCCGCGCCCTACCGCGGTCGGCCCAACGCGCCGTATCTCATTCCGGTCACGGTGCGCGCGATGGCAGCGGTGCGGGGAATCGACGAGGACGCCATGTCGGAGGCGATCGCTTCGAACACGGCTCGTGCATTCGATTACTGAAGGATAACGAACCGTCACATTAC is a window encoding:
- a CDS encoding DUF6131 family protein — its product is MIILGLILLIIGLVAGINILWTIGIILVAVGALLWVLGAMGHAVGGRRHFY
- a CDS encoding histone deacetylase → MNRTRTIDTTTPPGDPTPDTVWYTAYGSNTHLERLSHYLTGGRPRGAARTYPGCRDPRPPVASAPVELPGTLYFATHSPVWGGGRAFYDPGAAGTVRARAHLVTAGQFSDIVAQEMYSEPGRDLDLSEALGRGRAELGGGRYETLVCPGVLDGVPVLTFTAPWTLHDVEWTRPSAAYLRHLVAGLSDAGAWPASDIAAYLAACPGAAGHWTAEAVAALAAARRH
- the rsmI gene encoding 16S rRNA (cytidine(1402)-2'-O)-methyltransferase — its product is MTGTLVLAGTPIGDVADAPPRLAAELENADVVAAEDTRRLRRLTQALGVHTRGRIVSYFEGNESARTPELVEALEGGARVLLVTDAGMPSVSDPGYRLVAAAVEKDIRVTAVPGPSAVLTALALSGLPVDRFCFEGFLPRKAGERLGRLREVADERRTLVYFEAPHRLDDALAAMAEVFGADRRAAVCRELTKTYEEVRRGGLGELAAWAAEGVRGEITVVVEGAPAPGPSELGADELVRRVRVREEAGERRKEAIAAVAAEAGLPKREVFDAVVAAKNAAGTGPSNGKGLS
- a CDS encoding dolichyl-phosphate-mannose--protein mannosyltransferase codes for the protein MTSTAPRAEHGRDVVEQPPSWQQRLRRFGHVPRPGIGLRERLVPPYARPSDRLWSLLGVPPGAARRVERFAAWGGPLLVALVAGLLRFWQLGSPKAVIFDETYYAKDAWALVNQGYEGSWPKDVDKAILANPDAVAIPSEPGYVVHPPVGKWIIGLGEQMFGFTPFGWRFMVFVLGTLSVLMLCRIGRRLFRSTFLGCLAGALMTVDGLHFVMSRTALLDQVLMFFVLAAFGCLLIDRDRARRRFADALPVDAEGVLRPDPTVAENLRPGLRPWRVAAAVMLGLAIGTKWNGLYFLAAFGLMTLLWDVGARKTAGAVRPYRAVLKRDLLPALVGLPVAIATYIASWSGWIFTDKGYFRDWAATAGKDSPWSGVFPDWWRSFWHYETEVYSFHVNLTSGHTYESNPWSWIVLGRPVSYFYEDPAAGTAGCPVTATEKCAREVLAIGTPVLWWIACFAVVYALWRWAFRRDWRAGAIACGIAAGWLPWFLYQERTIFIFYAVVFVPFLCLAVAMLLGAIIGPAQRPGVPAAPPEAGFAPGERRRTVGAVAAGVLVLLVIWNFIYFWPLFTGDPIPMDDWRARMWLDTWV
- a CDS encoding TatD family hydrolase, translated to MSAKPNDTPPPLPAPLAVQVADSHTHLDMQSGTVEEALGKAAKVGVTTVVQVGCDINGSRWAAETAARHRNVHAAVALHPNEAPRIVHGDPVEEASRSESAKGGGGSRPGRPRQGARPGGGDAALDEALAEIDRLAGLHQVRAVGETGLDHFRTGPEGIAAQERSFRAHIEIAKRHGKTLVIHDRDAHADVLRILAEEGAPERTVFHCYSGDAEMARTCADAGYFMSFAGNVTFKNAQPLRDALAVAPLELVLVETDAPFLTPAPYRGRPNAPYLIPVTVRAMAAVRGIDEDAMSEAIASNTARAFDY